In the genome of Gloeotrichia echinulata CP02, one region contains:
- a CDS encoding Calx-beta domain-containing protein, whose amino-acid sequence MSNLETDLIHSNLLNNDLIINEFSQGSTGAKEWVEILVVTDKLNLQNVKLIDGDNTLEIILSGDGFKSLKAGTLIVLYNGGDRDGKILSQDLNYDPLTGDYVLQISSLNNSGRFAVTRTKGWSTTAAAFNNSQDKDIPVLRNSGDATIFAYPRAMTPRAGRFSAYTGDSAADAKNTKNPAWSADAASTLATPGAGYPGKNTTWITNLRNVIYTISTDTPTIDEGNSGRQTVTFTVYRGGDSGGPIGSNTEVAGSVDYAFGGSAILGKDYDNILIKTEEFTTPSNVGQFMDGTLSGTLNFQTGERIKTITVDILGDQTFEPDRNITVTLSNGKTSTTKTAAITTSQANIDIINDDNLPTISISDVSVKEGNIGIINNNANFAVTLSNPSYEKIIVNYNSSDGTAKTSDLDYIPGLGTIIFNPGETQKTISIGVRGDNKFEANETFSVNLFGATNATIADDRGVGTILNDDRQAFSFGSSIFPVAQPFF is encoded by the coding sequence ATGAGTAATCTAGAAACTGATCTAATTCATAGTAATCTGCTAAACAATGATCTAATTATCAACGAATTTTCCCAAGGTAGTACTGGTGCTAAAGAATGGGTTGAAATTCTTGTTGTTACCGATAAACTAAATCTGCAAAATGTCAAATTAATTGATGGTGATAATACTCTGGAGATCATCTTATCTGGTGATGGCTTTAAATCGTTGAAAGCTGGAACTTTAATAGTGCTGTATAACGGCGGTGATCGCGATGGCAAGATTCTTTCCCAAGACTTAAATTACGATCCATTAACTGGAGATTATGTACTACAGATATCATCTCTGAATAATAGTGGTAGATTTGCAGTTACTCGTACAAAAGGCTGGAGTACCACAGCTGCTGCTTTTAACAACAGCCAGGATAAAGATATTCCCGTTTTGCGAAATTCTGGTGATGCTACAATATTTGCTTATCCACGCGCTATGACTCCACGCGCCGGCAGATTTAGTGCTTATACTGGTGACTCAGCAGCGGATGCTAAAAATACTAAAAATCCCGCTTGGTCTGCTGATGCTGCATCTACATTAGCTACTCCAGGCGCAGGTTATCCTGGAAAGAACACAACGTGGATTACAAATTTGCGTAATGTTATTTACACGATTTCTACAGATACTCCAACTATTGATGAAGGTAATAGTGGTAGGCAAACTGTTACTTTTACTGTCTACCGTGGTGGTGATAGTGGTGGTCCTATTGGTAGTAATACTGAGGTAGCGGGTAGTGTTGATTATGCCTTTGGCGGTAGTGCAATTTTGGGCAAGGACTATGATAATATACTAATTAAAACTGAAGAATTTACTACACCAAGTAACGTAGGTCAGTTTATGGATGGTACTTTATCTGGAACTTTAAATTTTCAAACCGGGGAAAGGATAAAGACAATTACAGTGGATATTTTAGGTGACCAAACATTTGAACCTGACAGAAATATTACTGTTACCCTGAGTAATGGCAAAACATCTACTACTAAAACTGCCGCAATCACTACCAGTCAAGCTAATATAGACATTATAAACGATGACAATCTACCCACTATTAGTATTTCAGATGTCTCTGTCAAAGAAGGCAACATAGGCATTATAAATAATAATGCTAACTTTGCAGTCACTCTCTCCAACCCCAGTTATGAGAAGATTATCGTTAATTACAATAGTAGTGATGGCACTGCCAAAACTTCTGATCTGGATTATATTCCTGGATTAGGGACAATAATTTTCAATCCTGGTGAAACCCAGAAAACTATTAGCATTGGCGTTAGAGGCGATAACAAATTTGAAGCGAACGAGACATTTTCGGTCAATCTATTTGGGGCAACAAATGCCACTATAGCTGATGATCGGGGAGTAGGTACTATTCTCAATGACGATAGACAAGCTTTTTCATTTGGATCTTCTATATTCCCAGTAGCACAACCTTTTTTCTGA
- a CDS encoding response regulator transcription factor has protein sequence MTKPATAIRILLVEDDELFRLGLRMRLQQESGLEILAEAQDGEQAVELANRYPLDLVLLDIGLPGIGGIEACRQIKQQHPSLPILVLTSRSEKPLIARLIAVGVQGYCLKGIAPESLILALRSVATGASWWDKTATTEIRAAFEGNSTAVLPTKTTEALENPLTKREQEILALVAAGKSNQEIAEILYIAPGTVRVHVHTILQKLEVRDRTQAAVLAIQQGLVASELLIN, from the coding sequence ATGACAAAACCTGCTACTGCAATCAGAATCTTACTTGTTGAAGATGATGAACTTTTTCGTCTGGGACTGCGGATGCGGTTACAGCAGGAGTCGGGTTTGGAGATTTTAGCAGAGGCCCAGGATGGGGAACAAGCTGTAGAATTAGCAAATCGTTATCCATTGGATTTGGTCTTGCTGGATATCGGTTTACCGGGAATTGGTGGGATAGAAGCTTGTCGCCAAATTAAGCAGCAGCACCCAAGTTTACCAATTTTAGTTTTAACGTCTCGTTCAGAAAAGCCCCTGATTGCACGGTTAATTGCTGTAGGTGTCCAAGGATACTGTCTCAAGGGTATTGCCCCTGAGTCTCTGATATTGGCTTTGCGTTCAGTGGCGACTGGGGCTTCTTGGTGGGATAAAACGGCGACTACAGAAATTAGGGCAGCTTTTGAGGGTAATTCTACAGCAGTGTTGCCCACAAAAACTACTGAAGCCTTAGAAAATCCCTTAACCAAGCGAGAGCAAGAAATTTTGGCGCTGGTAGCAGCTGGCAAAAGCAATCAAGAAATTGCGGAAATTCTCTACATTGCCCCTGGTACCGTGCGGGTTCATGTCCATACCATTTTACAGAAGTTAGAGGTGCGCGATCGCACTCAAGCTGCAGTTTTAGCGATTCAACAAGGATTAGTGGCGTCAGAATTGTTGATTAATTAG
- a CDS encoding HAMP domain-containing sensor histidine kinase, with the protein MRILTGLLTIENCIFNPDKHWRTYWLISIAFAVVILLEYLTPPQYVFGYLYTGTILLASYRLNRSAVFGVTLASAGLTLLNLLIPHLEVTDPPTLANRLIAVIALLVTGWLSDRNRRHEEAIAYTQSQLRSQTQLALMREDFVSTLTHDLKTPLLGAIETLKYFQNGEFGEVTPMQEKVLQTMARSHRNTLQLVQTLLDVYRNDAEGLTLQRSPVNLVSIAEEVIATLIELARTRQVYVSLNDSQSDFRRFFWVNGDALQLGRVFSNLLINGINHTPRGGKVEVVLESNYGEQIVKILDSGPGITQEELPHLFERFYQGHSDRHVPGSGLGLYLSRQIIEAHGGTIWAENRSPRGALFGFKLAASVVVG; encoded by the coding sequence ATGAGGATATTAACTGGATTATTGACTATCGAAAATTGTATTTTCAACCCAGATAAACATTGGCGGACCTACTGGCTAATATCTATTGCCTTTGCTGTAGTGATATTGTTGGAATATTTGACACCGCCTCAGTATGTATTTGGCTACCTTTACACCGGGACAATTTTGTTAGCCAGTTACCGATTAAATCGGTCCGCCGTGTTTGGTGTCACCCTAGCATCTGCGGGATTAACGCTATTAAATTTGTTAATTCCACATTTGGAAGTCACTGATCCGCCTACTTTGGCAAATCGATTAATAGCAGTAATAGCATTATTAGTAACAGGGTGGTTAAGCGATCGCAACCGTCGCCATGAAGAGGCGATTGCTTATACGCAATCACAATTGCGCTCCCAAACACAACTGGCTCTGATGCGTGAAGATTTTGTTTCTACTCTGACTCATGACTTAAAAACACCCCTATTAGGCGCAATTGAAACCCTAAAATATTTTCAAAATGGGGAATTTGGCGAAGTCACCCCCATGCAAGAAAAAGTATTACAAACAATGGCTCGCAGTCATCGCAACACACTGCAACTGGTACAAACTCTGTTAGACGTGTACCGCAATGATGCAGAAGGACTGACACTACAGCGATCGCCTGTTAACTTAGTGAGTATAGCAGAAGAAGTAATTGCCACCCTAATTGAACTAGCAAGAACACGTCAAGTATACGTTTCTCTTAACGATAGCCAATCAGATTTTCGGCGGTTTTTTTGGGTAAATGGCGATGCTTTGCAACTTGGGAGAGTTTTCAGCAATCTTTTGATTAATGGTATTAATCATACTCCTCGTGGCGGTAAAGTGGAAGTAGTATTGGAAAGTAATTATGGGGAGCAAATTGTGAAAATACTCGATAGTGGCCCTGGTATTACTCAAGAAGAGCTACCCCACCTATTTGAGCGATTTTATCAAGGCCATAGCGATCGCCACGTTCCTGGCTCTGGATTGGGACTTTACTTAAGTAGGCAAATCATAGAGGCACATGGAGGTACAATTTGGGCAGAGAATCGTTCCCCACGCGGTGCATTATTTGGTTTCAAACTCGCTGCTTCTGTTGTTGTGGGGTGA